The genomic window AAGATCGCGTGTCGCAGCGTCGTTCCGGCCGCGTCGCCGGTGATCCGGACGTCCTCGAGATCGACCCCCGTGGCGTCCGGGCCGAGGATCCGGACCGCGTTCCCGCTCCCGTCGATCTCGATGTCGATGTCTTCGATTGTCGCCGACCCCACTCCGGGATCGATCCGGATCCCGCTGTTCGGCCGGTCGCCGACGGCGATCCGTGAGTCCGCAATCGACGCGCGCTCGACGTCGTTCATGACTCTGATCGCGTCGCCGTTCGGTCGCGGCGCGTCGACGGTCACGCCCTCGAGTTCGAACCGTCCCCCGCGATCGAGTCGAATCGCGTGCTGGCCCCTCGAGTCGTGTGGGTTCTCGTCGACGGTGATCGTCGCGTCCCTGATCTCGCCCGCTGTTCCGCTGAGTCGGATCGAGGCGGTGCCGCTGTTTCGGAACCGGCCGCCGTCGACGCCGACCCGCCCGGTCTCGCTCGAGACGTACAGCCCGTTGTCCGGGAAGCCGCCGAGCACGCAGCCGTCGAAGACGAGCGTTCCGCGGTGGTGTTGGTCGACGCTGATGCCGGTCGGCCCGCGCCACATGGTCCCCGCGTTCGGCGTCTCGTCGACGTGGCGGCCGCCGTCCGACGCACAGAAGCGTTCGACGCGACCGCTCCCGTCGGGGTCGGTAACGTTGAATAGGCCCGGCCCCCACGTGCCACTGTCGTGGACGCCGTCGACGAAGACGTTCGTCACGACGAGGCCGTCTTCGACCTGTGCGCTGAGGACGCGGATACCCGTCTCCGACGCCGTCTGATCGACGTGGAACCCCTCGAAGCGGAGGTCCCGCCCGGGAGCGTCGCTGGTCCCCATTCGGAACAGGCGATACTGGGGCCCGTCGAACTCGCGGTAGGTCGCCGGCACCAGCGTCGCGTCCTCGCCGACGAACCCGACGTTCTCGAAGCTGGTCAGCCGGAGCTGTTCGTCCATGTAGTACCGCCCCTCGGGGAACTCGAGTAGTGTATCGTCATCGACGTGCTCGCGCAACACAGGCGTGACGGACTCGCTGCCGCTGTCGTCCGCGCCCGCCTCGACGACGTCGACGACGGTCTCGTACTCGTCTTCGCGATCGTTCTCGCTATCGGTCGCCGATACTACGCCACCGGCCGAGACCGCCGTCCCGAGTCCGACGAGACAGCCTTTGAGGTACGATCGCCGCCGATACCGCCGATTGAGCGACTCGTTCGAAGTCACGTCCGAGCGTGGGCAGCGGACGACCTTTCGTATGCTCGGCGTAATTCCGTTCGAGATTGCACCGGTATCTGAACTGTCGTAAAATTCGATGGAACCCGGCTGAAGTCGTCGCTAGAACGGTTTCGTCTGGAGGGAACCTTCCGATAATTGTCAGCTAGGCGCGAGCGACTATCACCGGTTTCGGCGCGGCGAACGGCCGAACTATAAGCCAACTCGGCCCGTACGCTCGAGCGATCATGCCCGTCGACAGCGTCGACTACGAGACCCTGACGTTCGAGCGACTCGGCCACGCGAGCGTGCGCCTCGAGACCGACGACGGACTCGTCGTCTACGTCGATCCGTGGGGCGAGGTGCTCGCGGACGAACCGGGCGACGGCGACGTGGTGTTCGTCACCCACGACGATATGGATCACTACGATCCGGACGCGCTCGAGGCCGTCGCGGCGACCGACGCCACCATCGCGGCCTACGAGGGGGTCGACACCAGCGATCTCTCGTTCGAGGTCATCGACCTGCCCCTCGTGGGCGAGACGACCGTCGCGGGGATCGACGTGCGGACGGTGCCGGCCTACAACGATCCCGAGGGGGACCACCTCGACGAGGACGGGGGGCCGTTCCACGCCGAGGGCGAGGTGATCGGCCTCCTGCTCGCGCTCGAGGGGACGACCGTCTTCTTCCCGTCGGATACGGACTTCCTCCCACATCACGAGTCGATCAGCGCCGACGTCTTCGTCCCGCCGATCGGCGGCCACTTCACGATGGACCGCCGCGAGGCCGCGGCCTTCGCGCGCAGCGTCGATCCTGACCTCGTCTTGCCCGAACACTACGACACGTTCGACCCGATCGAGACCGACGCCGAGGCGTTCGCCGACGACCTCGCTGCCGACGGGATTCGCGTCGAACTGTTCTGAGACGACTGTTTTCGTCGGCTGTCGGTTCACCGAGATCGCCACCACCCTTCTGATCCGGAGATACCCCCTCTGGATTTAAAGACCCCCAATTCGGAGGATTTTGGCGGTAGCGTCCCCAACGCGAGGGAACGTGCGGGTTCGGTTAAAGAATAGAGTGAAAACGTCGTCGTGTATGCTACCGAAACGCTCCGCCACACGAGGTGGTCGGTGATGAGTCTCTCGCGACGCGATTTCCTGGCGGCGGCCGGGACAGGGTCGGTCGGTGCCCTGCTCGGCTCCGCGTGGGGAGCGACGCAATCGGTCGACACGATCACGCAGGTCGACAACCCGCTCACGTCCTATCCCAACCGGGACTGGGAGCAGGTCTACCACGACATCTACTCGTACGACAGGGTCGACTGGACGGTCTGTCACCCCAACTGTACGCAGTCGTGTGCGCTGAACTTCTACATGAAAAACGGGGTGCCGATCAGGGCCGAACAGATCTACCACGAGGAGGAGGGCAGCCCCGGACCGGGAAGTCCCGGCGGGTACGAGGAGGCGGGCGTCAGCCGCCACTGGAACCCGCGGGGCTGCATGAAAGGGCTGACGCTCCACCGCCGCACGTTCGAGCCGAGTCGGATCAAGTACCCGATGGTCCGCAAGGGATGGAGTCCCGACGACCCCAACCCCGAGGGCCGCGGCGAGGACGAGTTCGAGCGCGTCTCGTGGGACGAGGCCATCGACCTGATCGCCGAGAAGATGGCGAGCCTCGAGGACGAGAAGCGGTTCCACATCTTCAACGCGATCAAGTCGGACGGGCTGATCACGCGCCACGGGGCCGGGCGACGGCTGGCCTCGATCTTCGGCGGCTGCGAGTGGACGGAGTACGACTGGTACGCCGACCTGCCGCCGGGTCACGTCATCACGACGGGCTACCAGACCAGCGACGCCGACGCGTCGGCGTGGCGGGCCGCCGACTACACCATCATTCAGGGGAAGAACCTGATTCACAACAAGCTCGCGGACAACCACTTCCTCCAGGAGACCCGCGAGCGCGGCGGGAAGATGGTCGGCGTCTACCCGGACTACTCGCCGACGGTCCAGAAGTGCGACCGCTGGCTCCCCGTTCGGCCGGGCAGCGACCCCGCGTTCGCGCTGGGCGTCGCCCACGTCATCATCGACGAGGAACTGTACGACGCCGACTTCATGCGGAAGTTCACGACGCTGCCGCTCCTGATCCGGCAGGATACTGGCAAGTATCTCCGCGCACACGAGGTGTTCGCGGACCACGAACCGCCCGCCGAGGACAGCGAGCAGCGCCACGAGGAAAACGACTGGGGCGACTTCGTCGCCCTCGACGAGAACGGCGACCCCGTCCCCGTCACCCGCGAGGAGGTCGGCGACGAGACGCCCGTTACGCCCCAGCTCGAGGTCGATACCGACCTCGAGTTGGCCGACAGCAAGTCGGTCGGCGTCCACACCGACTTCACCCGGCAGAAGGCGAACATCATGGCGAACTACGATCCGGAGACGGTCGAGGATATCACGACGATCCCGGCCGACGCGCTCCGGACGACCGCCCGGGAGTTCGCCGACGCCGACAAGGGCCAGTGGTTCACCGGCGAGGGGATCAACCACTGGTTCCACTCGAACGACTCGCTCCAGCGGACGATCTTCTTCGTCCAGTCGATGCTCGGCAACATCGGCGAGCGGGGGGCCGGCTACTACAACTACTCCGGCCAGTACAAGATCGAGTTGCTGGACGGCTACCCGTCCTACGTCAACCCCGACGGGAACTCAGCCCACGGGATGTATCCCGGCTACGCGTTCGCCTTCTTCGGCGGCGAGCAACTCGACGCCCACGAGATCCGCGGGGACTTCGACCGCGAACTCGATCTGGTTCCGCAGGGCGACGCCGAGGAGCCGGTGGTGCCGACCAACGCCGAGTCGTACACGATGTCGAAGCCGACGGTCCTGTGGACGATGAACTGCAACCTCCTGAACCAGACCAAACATCAGGAGCACGTCATCGAGAACTTCGTCAAACATCCGGACACGAGCAACGAGCTCTCGATCGTCTCGGACATGCACATGACCTACTCCGCGCGCCACGCGGACATCGTGCTCCCGGTCCCCTCGTGGCTCGAGTGCGAGTATCCCGATATCACCGTCGGGCCGGAGAACCCGTTCATCCACATGGACCACGGGGTCATGGACTCGCTGTACGACACGAAACAGGACGGTGAGGCCGTCGCGCTCGTCGCCGAGAAGTTAGACGAGAAGATCCCGCCCGAAGAGCGCAACGTCGACTCCTACCGGGCGTACTTCGACAAGTTCCTCGACGACGACGAGGACGTCCGAGACTACATCCAGCAGACGCTGGACGCGGGGATGACGACCCGCGACATCGACGTCGAGGACATCGAGGACGGCCCCGAGCGACTCCAGCTGAAGACCTATCCGCGGATCCCCTTCTACTCCCAGATCAACGAGGACCGGCCGTTCTACACCAAGACCGGCCGCATGGAGTTCCACAAGGAGGAAGACCGCTTCCTCGAGCTCGGCAGAGCGGATCTGGACCACATCGAGAGCCCCGAGGGGACTCCCTACGGGGTGAACCAGAAGTGGGAGGACGCGAAAGACGAGGAGAACCCGCTATACCACGACGAGGAGTACCAGTTCTACTACAACACGCCCCACCCGAAGTACCGGACTCACTCCTCGTGGGGGATGACCGACTGGAACCTGATCTGGTCGGCGCGTGACTTCGGCTCGACCAACGCCGACCCAGAGGGGACCGAGCGGCTGGTCGACGACTTCTCGTTCCCGCAAGGGGAGGGCGAGACGGAGGAAACCCCGCCGTTGGGCGAAGCCTTCGTCGAGATGCACCCCGAAGACGCCGCGAACATCGACGTCGAGAACGGCGATTACGTCCGCATCAGCGGCAAGCGCGGGGACCTCGTCGTCCGTGTGATGGTCAGCGAGCGCCAGCGGCCGCGCTCGGCCGGCGACATGGGCCAACTGACCCTCTGGCACGGCTGGTGGCCCCAGCAGTTCCCGGACGACGAGGAACAGGAGGACGGCGTCAAGGGGTACAACGTCACGACGAACATCTGGCTCGATCCGGCCCAGGAGACCGACGACCTCGTCCACAAGGCCGTCTTCGGCGATCCGAACATCTCCGAGCACGTCGAGGACGACATCGCGTGGAAGGGGGCCGAACTCGAGCACGGCTACGAGGAGACCGTCTGGGCACCGACCGGCACGAACCGGGACGACCTCGTGGAAGTCGAGAAGTACGAGGAGGCGGACTGGTGGCCGGGCGACGCGCGGAAAGACGAGTTGGTGCAGGACTATATCGGCGGTTCGTTGCAGGGAGGTGACAGCTGATGCCGGAAACCTACAATCCACAACTCGGGCGCGAGCACAGCTACCCGTATGAACACCGCGAGGAGGAACGCGACTGGCACTGGGGGATGATCATCAACATCAACCGGTGTATCAACTGCAACACCTGTTCGTTCGCCTGCAAGTCCACGTGGACGAGCGGGGAGGGCGAGGAGTACATGTGGTGGATGAACGTCGAGACCGAGCCCTATGGCGGCTACCCGATGGGCTGGGACATGCGGCTGCTCGACGATCTGGGCAAAGACGAGACGATCTTCGAGGCCGCCGAAGAGGGCGAGGCCGCCAAGGGCTACGTCGCCCAGAAAGAGGAGTGGGAGTACCCCGCGCTGGGCGACGACCAGGTCCACGGCGAGTACCCCACCGGCGACGTCGTCGAGAGCGATCTCGAGGAAGACGAGTACCACGACATGTGGCAGTTCTACCTGCCGCGTCTGTGCAATCACTGCAAGAACCCCGCCTGTCTGGCGGCGTGTCCGCGGAAGGCGATCTACAAGCGCGAGGAGGACGGCATCGTCCTGCTCGATCAGGAGCGGTGTCGGGGGTACCGCAAGTGCGTGAAGTCCTGTCCGTACCACAAGCCGATGTACAACCCCGAGACGGGCGTCTCGGAGAAGCCGGTCGGCTGCTTCCCGCGCATCGAGGAGGGGAACGTCCCGCGGTGTGTCTCCTCGTGTATCGGGAAGACGCGCCTGCACGGCAACATCAATCGCGGTCCCGACGCCGGCCACCCCAACGGGAACACCGACGCGGCGGCCGGCCGGAGTCCGGTCAACTACCTCGCCAAGAGTGACGAGAAGATCGCGCTGCCGCTGTACCCGCAGTTCGGGACCCGGCCGCAGGTGTTCTACATGCCGCCGTACCACGTGCCGCCGGAGTTCCTCACCCAAATGTTCACGCCGAACACCGACGAGAAGCGCAACGACTGGCCCGGCAGCACCTTCGAGGAGTCGATCAAGATCGTCCAGGACCGCGTCCGAAACCCGAGCCACCACGTCCTCGGTATCCTCCAGTTGTTCGGCGCGACCACCCGCCTCATCGAGACCTACACCGTCAAAGAACACCGCGTGAAGGGGTGGGACCGCAAGGGGAACAAGGTCGTCGACATGCCCTTCGAGGAAGAGATGGAGGTCCGCGAGGGCGAGATGTGGACCAATCAGCCCTAACAGACCGATGACACCGACCACTCACACAGCCGATTCCGACTACCACGCCGCGCGGGCCACGCTGTACTGTGCCGCCGCCGCGGCGCTCACGTATCCGAGCGAGGAGACAGTCAGCGAACTGCTCGACCCCGAGGCCCGCGAGGGGATCGAACGCGCCGCCGAGCAACTCACCGTCTCCGCGGAGGCGACCGCGCTGCTCGAGGCCCTCGAGGAAACCCCGGTCGAGGACCTGCAGGTGGCCTACAACCAGCTGTTCGGGCTCCCCAGCGACGACGGCACCTACGCCGTGATCCCCTACGAGGCCCATTACACGACCCGCGACGAGATCAGCAGCGAGCAGCGCCGGATCGCGACCGTCGTGGGGCTGATGGAGGAGTTCGGCCTCGAGCCCAGCGACGACTTCGCCGAGCGCCAGGATCACGTCGCCGCCGAACTCGAACTCGCGCAGGTGCTCGCCGGCCAGCGGGCGGTCGCGCTCGAGTCGGGCGAGGCCGCGGCCGCCGAGCGCGTCGGGCGGGCCGAGGCGACGGTGCTCGCCGACCACTTGGTCGAGTTCGTGCCGGCGCTGGCCCACGACCTACGGCGGGCGACCGAGGAAGACGCGTACGCGGCCGCGGCGGACCTCCTCGAGGAACTGGTCACCTACGACAACGGCCAGCATCCGGAGCCGACGGTGTCGGCGGAGGCGGCGAACGGGGGTGAGGCCCCGTGAGTTCGCGATCCCTCGAGATCGGGTCGATTTCGATCGACCGCAGCGCCGCGCGCTA from Natrinema versiforme includes these protein-coding regions:
- a CDS encoding MBL fold metallo-hydrolase, giving the protein MPVDSVDYETLTFERLGHASVRLETDDGLVVYVDPWGEVLADEPGDGDVVFVTHDDMDHYDPDALEAVAATDATIAAYEGVDTSDLSFEVIDLPLVGETTVAGIDVRTVPAYNDPEGDHLDEDGGPFHAEGEVIGLLLALEGTTVFFPSDTDFLPHHESISADVFVPPIGGHFTMDRREAAAFARSVDPDLVLPEHYDTFDPIETDAEAFADDLAADGIRVELF
- a CDS encoding 4Fe-4S dicluster domain-containing protein — its product is MPETYNPQLGREHSYPYEHREEERDWHWGMIININRCINCNTCSFACKSTWTSGEGEEYMWWMNVETEPYGGYPMGWDMRLLDDLGKDETIFEAAEEGEAAKGYVAQKEEWEYPALGDDQVHGEYPTGDVVESDLEEDEYHDMWQFYLPRLCNHCKNPACLAACPRKAIYKREEDGIVLLDQERCRGYRKCVKSCPYHKPMYNPETGVSEKPVGCFPRIEEGNVPRCVSSCIGKTRLHGNINRGPDAGHPNGNTDAAAGRSPVNYLAKSDEKIALPLYPQFGTRPQVFYMPPYHVPPEFLTQMFTPNTDEKRNDWPGSTFEESIKIVQDRVRNPSHHVLGILQLFGATTRLIETYTVKEHRVKGWDRKGNKVVDMPFEEEMEVREGEMWTNQP
- a CDS encoding molybdopterin-dependent oxidoreductase gives rise to the protein MSLSRRDFLAAAGTGSVGALLGSAWGATQSVDTITQVDNPLTSYPNRDWEQVYHDIYSYDRVDWTVCHPNCTQSCALNFYMKNGVPIRAEQIYHEEEGSPGPGSPGGYEEAGVSRHWNPRGCMKGLTLHRRTFEPSRIKYPMVRKGWSPDDPNPEGRGEDEFERVSWDEAIDLIAEKMASLEDEKRFHIFNAIKSDGLITRHGAGRRLASIFGGCEWTEYDWYADLPPGHVITTGYQTSDADASAWRAADYTIIQGKNLIHNKLADNHFLQETRERGGKMVGVYPDYSPTVQKCDRWLPVRPGSDPAFALGVAHVIIDEELYDADFMRKFTTLPLLIRQDTGKYLRAHEVFADHEPPAEDSEQRHEENDWGDFVALDENGDPVPVTREEVGDETPVTPQLEVDTDLELADSKSVGVHTDFTRQKANIMANYDPETVEDITTIPADALRTTAREFADADKGQWFTGEGINHWFHSNDSLQRTIFFVQSMLGNIGERGAGYYNYSGQYKIELLDGYPSYVNPDGNSAHGMYPGYAFAFFGGEQLDAHEIRGDFDRELDLVPQGDAEEPVVPTNAESYTMSKPTVLWTMNCNLLNQTKHQEHVIENFVKHPDTSNELSIVSDMHMTYSARHADIVLPVPSWLECEYPDITVGPENPFIHMDHGVMDSLYDTKQDGEAVALVAEKLDEKIPPEERNVDSYRAYFDKFLDDDEDVRDYIQQTLDAGMTTRDIDVEDIEDGPERLQLKTYPRIPFYSQINEDRPFYTKTGRMEFHKEEDRFLELGRADLDHIESPEGTPYGVNQKWEDAKDEENPLYHDEEYQFYYNTPHPKYRTHSSWGMTDWNLIWSARDFGSTNADPEGTERLVDDFSFPQGEGETEETPPLGEAFVEMHPEDAANIDVENGDYVRISGKRGDLVVRVMVSERQRPRSAGDMGQLTLWHGWWPQQFPDDEEQEDGVKGYNVTTNIWLDPAQETDDLVHKAVFGDPNISEHVEDDIAWKGAELEHGYEETVWAPTGTNRDDLVEVEKYEEADWWPGDARKDELVQDYIGGSLQGGDS
- a CDS encoding molecular chaperone, whose protein sequence is MTPTTHTADSDYHAARATLYCAAAAALTYPSEETVSELLDPEAREGIERAAEQLTVSAEATALLEALEETPVEDLQVAYNQLFGLPSDDGTYAVIPYEAHYTTRDEISSEQRRIATVVGLMEEFGLEPSDDFAERQDHVAAELELAQVLAGQRAVALESGEAAAAERVGRAEATVLADHLVEFVPALAHDLRRATEEDAYAAAADLLEELVTYDNGQHPEPTVSAEAANGGEAP